In Arthrobacter alpinus, a single window of DNA contains:
- a CDS encoding winged helix-turn-helix domain-containing protein translates to MNARLSLHQARRIALNSQGLAKVRSTEPVTARAVGRTFAQLQLVQIDSVNIISRSHFLPFFARLGNYDRTILSTMAGTAPRKMMEYWAHEASFIRPVHFHDLRVWQSRTWVGSDRLEATLREDLETQILELLASSRPLTAREVKARIGHEEHNNKDEWGWNWSAVKRTLEGLFEKGIVGAASRNDQFERKYSLVEKVLPPGVRIDVDDNPNKEEAMERLIEASALAHGIGTVRCFADYFRMPVRESAAAVAKLVNRGVLNPVAVTGWTGEAYVHNKAAVPRHAHGRALLSPFDSLVFERRRLEQLFDFHYRLEIYTPAEKRKYGYYVLPFLLGENIVARVDLKADRQAGKLLVRGAYREPDAPSHTAVELAGELALMAQWLGLGDVVVQANGDLAPELASALG, encoded by the coding sequence ATGAATGCACGGCTGAGCCTGCACCAGGCACGCCGCATTGCACTCAATTCCCAAGGGCTGGCGAAAGTCCGGTCCACGGAACCCGTCACAGCACGGGCCGTGGGCCGGACTTTTGCGCAACTGCAATTAGTTCAGATTGACTCGGTCAACATCATTTCCCGAAGTCACTTCCTGCCCTTCTTTGCACGGCTGGGAAACTATGACCGAACGATTCTGTCAACCATGGCCGGAACGGCACCGCGAAAAATGATGGAGTACTGGGCCCACGAGGCCAGCTTCATTCGCCCCGTTCACTTCCACGACCTTAGGGTCTGGCAAAGTCGCACGTGGGTGGGGTCGGACAGACTCGAAGCTACCCTTCGAGAAGATCTTGAGACGCAGATCCTGGAATTGCTTGCCAGCAGCCGGCCCTTGACAGCCCGTGAAGTCAAGGCCCGCATTGGGCATGAGGAACACAACAACAAGGACGAGTGGGGCTGGAACTGGAGCGCAGTCAAACGAACCCTCGAGGGGCTCTTTGAAAAGGGCATTGTTGGCGCAGCCTCACGCAACGATCAATTTGAACGCAAGTATTCCCTGGTGGAGAAGGTCCTTCCACCAGGGGTTCGGATCGATGTCGATGACAACCCGAATAAAGAAGAGGCCATGGAACGGCTTATCGAGGCCTCAGCGCTTGCCCATGGCATCGGAACGGTGCGTTGTTTTGCTGACTATTTCCGTATGCCCGTGCGCGAGAGTGCAGCAGCCGTAGCCAAGCTGGTCAACAGGGGCGTACTCAACCCTGTTGCGGTCACCGGCTGGACAGGGGAAGCGTATGTCCACAACAAGGCAGCAGTCCCGCGGCACGCTCATGGCAGGGCCCTGCTGAGCCCCTTTGATTCGCTCGTTTTTGAACGGCGGCGGCTGGAGCAGCTCTTTGATTTTCACTACCGCCTGGAAATTTATACGCCCGCCGAGAAGCGCAAATACGGATATTACGTGCTTCCTTTTCTGCTGGGCGAGAACATCGTGGCTCGAGTGGATTTGAAAGCGGATCGGCAGGCGGGCAAGCTATTGGTGCGCGGCGCCTACCGTGAGCCCGATGCGCCCTCGCACACCGCCGTCGAACTCGCCGGGGAACTGGCGCTTATGGCGCAATGGCTGGGGCTGGGGGACGTGGTCGTACAGGCCAACGGCGACCTGGCGCCTGAGCTGGCCTCGGCATTGGGGTAG
- a CDS encoding LpqB family beta-propeller domain-containing protein, producing MSSPVRTRHPRRLAQGVRRNWAVLAAVMAAVVLLAISGCAVIPTHGSVGKSDPLTPRNNEVNVGFQQFAPVAGSSPENIIRGFIDSGTGLSDDFQYARQYLTPGLAQSWAPDKRTLVYKDTFSVVPGREKDTFVLKFSVVSSVDATGVLTPAKDSATESVAVKMVQVDGEWRISETPDGVILTEATFQTLFSPFSLYFYDPTFTYGVPDVRWLAGRSSRTATAIVKAMLAGPAPYLQGAVVSAFPNGIALERDSVPVNEGGVAKVGLTAQALLETSVKQRRQMQAQLLVTLQKSLNTVTEVQFLADDREVDMGGPADSIPPITIDNTVPSTQVALAKNELVTFDGSKISAIAGMPSVADLLPSVPAISYSGNVFAFRSGAGNQIYSVRPEQVPVLAISGVGLTPPSFAPNGWLWSAAGDGSGMIIAVNPDDGGAMGKPVVMSVPWLVGQEVTSLRISRDGSRALVVSHANGVTLVSVTGILKTADTPKELTVPLSLSHSGSPVLGLWVGESSVAVTATSATENVSIEILDLALEPVGLEALPGIEWISASTGLRNVHAQTATQYYSNTSSSWEVVAKDLRQASFAG from the coding sequence CACGCAACAATGAGGTCAATGTTGGTTTCCAGCAATTCGCACCCGTGGCCGGGTCCTCGCCGGAGAACATTATTCGTGGATTCATCGATTCGGGCACGGGCCTCAGCGATGACTTTCAGTATGCGCGGCAGTATCTAACACCAGGGCTGGCGCAGTCGTGGGCCCCAGACAAACGCACCCTGGTCTACAAGGACACCTTCTCGGTGGTGCCCGGACGTGAAAAGGATACTTTTGTCCTCAAGTTCAGCGTGGTCTCCAGCGTAGACGCCACGGGCGTTTTGACACCGGCCAAGGACTCAGCCACTGAAAGCGTTGCCGTGAAGATGGTTCAGGTAGATGGTGAGTGGCGCATCTCTGAAACGCCCGACGGCGTCATCCTCACCGAAGCAACCTTCCAGACGCTTTTCAGCCCCTTCTCCCTCTACTTTTACGATCCCACCTTCACCTACGGTGTGCCGGATGTACGTTGGTTGGCTGGCCGGTCATCGCGCACGGCCACGGCCATTGTGAAGGCGATGTTGGCCGGGCCCGCGCCTTACTTGCAAGGCGCTGTCGTGAGCGCTTTCCCGAACGGCATCGCCTTGGAACGAGATTCGGTTCCCGTCAATGAAGGGGGTGTGGCGAAGGTGGGGTTAACGGCCCAAGCCTTGTTGGAGACCAGCGTCAAACAACGCAGGCAAATGCAGGCGCAACTGCTCGTGACACTGCAAAAGAGCCTCAATACGGTGACGGAAGTACAATTCCTGGCTGATGACCGTGAGGTGGACATGGGAGGACCGGCCGATTCCATCCCGCCCATTACGATCGACAACACTGTCCCGTCCACGCAAGTTGCCTTGGCTAAAAATGAGCTGGTCACCTTTGATGGCAGCAAAATCTCGGCCATAGCAGGCATGCCCTCAGTTGCAGATTTACTTCCGTCGGTTCCGGCGATTTCTTATTCTGGCAACGTCTTCGCCTTCCGCTCGGGAGCTGGCAACCAAATCTATTCGGTACGGCCCGAGCAGGTACCGGTTCTAGCCATTTCAGGTGTGGGATTGACCCCGCCGTCCTTTGCCCCTAACGGCTGGTTGTGGTCGGCGGCTGGCGACGGCTCCGGCATGATTATCGCCGTCAACCCGGACGACGGTGGCGCCATGGGCAAACCGGTGGTGATGAGCGTTCCGTGGCTGGTCGGGCAGGAAGTGACCTCCCTGCGAATCTCCCGCGACGGCTCACGGGCACTGGTGGTATCGCACGCCAACGGAGTGACATTGGTCAGTGTCACCGGCATCTTGAAAACCGCGGATACACCTAAGGAGCTCACAGTGCCGCTAAGCCTGAGCCACTCTGGCTCGCCGGTTCTTGGGCTGTGGGTGGGCGAGTCCAGTGTTGCCGTCACTGCCACCTCGGCCACGGAGAACGTGAGCATCGAAATTCTGGATTTGGCGCTCGAACCAGTGGGGTTGGAGGCCCTGCCCGGGATCGAATGGATCAGTGCCAGCACCGGGCTGCGCAACGTCCACGCACAAACCGCAACTCAGTACTATTCGAATACTTCATCATCATGGGAAGTAGTCGCCAAGGATCTGAGACAGGCTTCCTTCGCGGGCTAG
- a CDS encoding ComF family protein, with product MDTHFGDAQQAASPQRRHRAQAKARGLRLWNWGEAAWRDFMNLLLPADCAVCGKEDHAICPECSAVLRRQTRYPFRAEGAADALVGVLGQTHLPVVAAGNYRDALSASLLAYKNHGRTELKAQLCRCLARAMSAAMELAPIPPNEPVLLVPVPSTGSGWRRRGYDPVAMMLRALTREGRAPAGMTITPMLSIRAKLPWHRRHQKGLGREARRKNVRNTMRIRVNYLRTFRPSANPAGRLVVLVDDVLTTGSTLREAAKTLEESGFTVCAAVVLAATRAPDRGHEKVVAEGLAENYFPQKMNKAMQ from the coding sequence ATGGACACTCATTTTGGGGACGCGCAGCAAGCGGCATCGCCGCAGCGGCGCCACAGGGCTCAAGCAAAGGCCCGCGGGTTGCGGCTTTGGAACTGGGGTGAGGCTGCCTGGCGCGACTTCATGAATCTCCTCCTGCCGGCAGATTGCGCGGTGTGCGGCAAGGAAGACCACGCCATCTGCCCGGAATGCTCCGCCGTGCTGCGTCGGCAAACACGGTATCCCTTTCGAGCCGAAGGTGCAGCCGATGCCTTGGTAGGAGTATTGGGGCAGACCCACCTGCCTGTCGTGGCTGCAGGAAACTATCGAGACGCCCTCTCGGCGAGCCTGCTGGCCTACAAGAATCACGGCCGCACCGAGCTGAAAGCACAACTGTGCCGTTGCCTGGCCCGGGCCATGAGCGCAGCCATGGAGCTGGCGCCAATCCCGCCCAACGAGCCGGTTTTGCTAGTACCTGTTCCCAGCACGGGCAGTGGCTGGCGTAGGCGCGGTTATGACCCTGTGGCCATGATGTTGCGGGCACTGACTCGTGAGGGCCGGGCGCCGGCTGGAATGACGATCACGCCGATGCTTTCCATCCGCGCCAAGCTGCCGTGGCATAGGCGTCATCAGAAGGGCCTGGGGAGGGAAGCGCGGCGGAAAAACGTTCGTAACACAATGCGAATCAGAGTAAATTACCTCCGTACTTTTCGGCCATCAGCGAACCCCGCCGGGCGTCTTGTTGTGCTGGTTGACGACGTCCTCACCACCGGGTCCACCCTTCGTGAAGCCGCAAAAACACTGGAAGAATCGGGGTTTACAGTGTGTGCCGCAGTGGTTCTGGCGGCCACTCGGGCACCCGATCGCGGACACGAAAAAGTTGTCGCGGAAGGACTCGCCGAAAATTATTTCCCGCAAAAGATGAATAAAGCGATGCAGTGA
- the hpf gene encoding ribosome hibernation-promoting factor, HPF/YfiA family codes for MEFMITGRNLSVSDRFREYAGEKLTKIEQLANKVQRVDVKVSKESKARTADTPLTVELTVLGRGPVIRAEAAAADKFAAFDLAYGKLLERLRRAKDKKKVHHGRHAPVAVNAATGSLPTVSSTEPIYAQSTPEAPAEEKSPYDIENDIPAGDSPVLIRHKVFPATALSLDDAVDNMEMVGHDFYLFIDSATGIPSVVYRRKGWTYGVISLNENADVAEEISAYRSADEPARV; via the coding sequence ATGGAGTTCATGATCACGGGTCGCAACTTGAGCGTTTCGGACCGATTCCGCGAATACGCTGGCGAAAAGCTCACGAAGATCGAACAGCTGGCCAACAAGGTTCAGCGTGTTGATGTGAAGGTTTCCAAGGAGAGCAAGGCTCGCACAGCAGACACTCCGCTCACGGTTGAGCTGACGGTTCTGGGCCGGGGTCCGGTGATCCGCGCTGAGGCTGCCGCCGCGGACAAGTTTGCCGCATTTGATCTGGCCTACGGGAAGCTGCTCGAACGGCTCCGGAGGGCAAAGGACAAGAAGAAGGTCCACCACGGCCGGCATGCACCAGTCGCCGTCAACGCCGCAACGGGTTCACTGCCCACGGTGAGCAGCACTGAGCCGATCTACGCGCAGAGCACTCCTGAGGCCCCGGCTGAGGAAAAGTCGCCATACGACATCGAGAATGACATCCCCGCCGGCGATTCACCAGTGTTGATCCGTCACAAGGTGTTCCCGGCCACCGCGTTGTCCCTGGATGACGCCGTGGACAACATGGAGATGGTGGGGCACGATTTCTACCTCTTTATCGATTCAGCCACCGGCATTCCCTCTGTGGTTTACCGCCGCAAGGGCTGGACATATGGTGTGATCTCCCTCAACGAGAATGCAGATGTTGCCGAGGAAATCTCAGCCTACCGTTCGGCAGATGAGCCCGCCCGCGTCTAA